The Paenibacillus tianjinensis genome has a window encoding:
- a CDS encoding bifunctional glycosyltransferase family 2/GtrA family protein produces the protein MITILIPAYEPDERLLDLIIRLQDYQLCSIVIVDDGSGPAYRGLFQTAEAFGCDVLTHSVNLGKGQALKTGFKYIQEARLPGYVVCADSDGQHLPHDIKRIADILLNQPTPGIVLGSRRFSGKIPLRSRFGNSVTRGVFSLTTGTKICDTQTGLRGFSPSMLDWLCRIPGDRFEYEMNMLLAAREEGYKITEAFIDTVYLDHNKSSHFRPLVDSFRIYLPILMFSTSSLLSALLDFTLLFLFQRLTHNLFLSVVGARLCSSIFNYSVNRKYVFTSGKKSRLQSLPKYFSLVILVLLFNYGLLYFYNEQLIIPLAAAKILTEISIFLFSYWAQRRFVY, from the coding sequence ATGATAACTATACTAATTCCTGCGTATGAACCAGACGAACGGCTGCTGGATTTGATTATCAGGCTGCAAGATTATCAGCTCTGCTCCATCGTCATTGTGGATGACGGCAGCGGCCCGGCTTACCGCGGACTCTTCCAGACTGCTGAAGCCTTTGGCTGCGATGTCCTGACTCATTCTGTCAATCTCGGAAAAGGACAGGCTCTAAAGACCGGCTTCAAGTATATCCAGGAGGCCAGGCTGCCCGGCTATGTAGTCTGCGCAGATAGTGACGGGCAGCATCTGCCCCATGACATTAAGCGGATTGCCGATATCCTGCTGAACCAGCCCACTCCCGGGATTGTACTCGGCAGCCGCCGTTTCAGCGGAAAGATTCCGCTGCGCAGCCGCTTTGGAAACTCGGTGACAAGAGGAGTCTTCTCCCTCACCACAGGCACGAAAATCTGTGATACCCAGACCGGCCTGCGCGGCTTCTCCCCCTCGATGCTGGATTGGCTGTGCCGGATTCCGGGTGACCGGTTCGAGTACGAAATGAACATGCTGCTGGCCGCCCGCGAGGAGGGCTATAAAATCACTGAAGCGTTCATTGATACCGTGTATCTGGACCACAATAAATCGTCCCATTTCCGGCCGCTTGTAGACTCGTTCCGGATCTATCTGCCGATTCTGATGTTCAGCACCTCATCGCTGCTGTCTGCCCTGCTCGACTTCACGCTGCTGTTCCTGTTCCAGAGGCTCACTCATAACCTGTTCCTGTCCGTAGTCGGCGCAAGATTATGCAGCTCAATCTTCAATTATTCCGTCAACCGGAAATATGTCTTCACCAGCGGCAAGAAGTCAAGACTCCAGTCGTTGCCCAAATACTTCTCCCTCGTGATTCTCGTGCTGCTGTTCAACTACGGGCTGCTCTACTTCTATAATGAGCAGCTGATCATCCCGCTGGCCGCAGCCAAGATCCTGACCGAGATCTCGATCTTCCTGTTCAGTTACTGGGCGCAGCGGAGGTTTGTGTATTAA
- a CDS encoding phosphodiester glycosidase family protein, whose amino-acid sequence MAQMDKKKTLSFKQKIGIGILVFLLVAGGVVYKLADRYLIEHVEVVVADEAASSASSSGTSDTNVTTAKTAAEVHATSDDWSYSSDDIQIKIDEVQTGSGSDQITYFVADVVLKNSSSLRSAFADNSFGTNITEITSEIAASNDALFAINGDYYGFREDGVIIRNGTVYRDDPVRDAMALFEDGTMQTYNEEEISSSELLAQGATNTLSFGPILIQDSQITSDFSNVKIDTNFGNRSIQNANPRTAIGMIAPNHYVFVVVDGRNEGYSRGMTLSELADLMQDLGATEAYNLDGGGSSTMYFMGRVVNNPQGKNQERGVSDILYIKE is encoded by the coding sequence ATGGCACAAATGGACAAAAAGAAAACCCTGAGCTTCAAACAAAAAATTGGGATAGGTATTCTAGTCTTTCTGCTGGTGGCTGGCGGAGTGGTATATAAACTGGCAGACCGTTACTTAATCGAGCATGTAGAAGTCGTCGTGGCTGATGAAGCAGCTTCGTCAGCTAGCTCAAGCGGTACGTCCGACACCAATGTCACGACTGCCAAGACTGCCGCTGAGGTTCATGCCACTTCAGATGACTGGAGCTATAGCAGCGACGATATCCAGATCAAGATTGACGAGGTGCAAACCGGGTCCGGCTCCGACCAGATCACTTATTTTGTCGCTGATGTCGTGCTTAAGAATTCCAGCAGCCTGCGTTCCGCTTTTGCCGACAACAGCTTTGGTACGAATATCACAGAGATTACCTCAGAAATAGCCGCAAGCAACGATGCGCTGTTCGCGATCAACGGCGATTACTACGGCTTTCGTGAAGACGGCGTGATTATCCGCAATGGCACGGTATACCGGGATGATCCGGTGCGGGACGCGATGGCGCTGTTCGAGGACGGGACGATGCAGACCTATAACGAGGAAGAGATTTCTTCGTCCGAACTGCTGGCGCAAGGGGCTACGAATACACTCTCGTTCGGTCCGATTCTGATTCAGGACAGCCAGATTACCAGTGATTTCAGCAATGTCAAAATTGATACCAACTTCGGCAACCGCTCGATCCAAAATGCAAATCCGCGGACGGCGATCGGGATGATCGCTCCGAACCATTATGTGTTCGTAGTTGTTGACGGGCGCAACGAAGGCTACAGCCGCGGAATGACACTCTCCGAGCTTGCAGATCTGATGCAGGACCTCGGTGCTACAGAAGCCTACAACCTCGACGGCGGCGGTTCATCCACCATGTATTTCATGGGACGGGTCGTCAATAACCCGCAGGGCAAAAACCAGGAACGTGGTGTAAGCGACATACTTTATATTAAGGAGTGA
- a CDS encoding winged helix-turn-helix domain-containing protein → MVSSYLEKEGYEVDTAFDGEAAERKITDGTAYALVLLDLMLPKRSGMDVLQTIRTASLVPVLIMSAKDSDVDKALGLGFGADDYITKPFSMIELAARVKAAIRRAGYAAAGAKTDEAMASNEQAKVILLRGLTVNLDTFSAQKDGEEIKLTAKEFHILRLFAANPGRVFTKAQIYSLVWEDDYYGDENVINVHMRRLREKIEDDPSHPEYIKTLWGIGYKLGDVLL, encoded by the coding sequence ATGGTAAGCTCATATTTGGAAAAAGAAGGCTATGAGGTGGATACGGCCTTCGACGGGGAAGCGGCAGAACGGAAGATCACCGACGGCACTGCCTATGCTCTGGTGCTGCTGGATCTGATGCTGCCGAAGCGCAGCGGCATGGATGTGCTTCAGACGATCCGTACCGCGAGTCTTGTGCCGGTGCTGATAATGTCGGCTAAGGACAGTGATGTGGATAAGGCACTCGGACTTGGTTTTGGTGCGGATGATTATATCACCAAGCCGTTCTCGATGATTGAGCTGGCGGCCCGGGTGAAGGCGGCAATCCGCCGGGCGGGTTATGCAGCAGCCGGTGCCAAAACAGATGAAGCTATGGCATCCAATGAACAGGCAAAGGTCATTCTGCTGCGCGGCCTGACGGTGAACCTGGACACGTTCTCGGCACAGAAGGACGGAGAAGAGATCAAGCTGACCGCCAAGGAGTTTCATATCCTGAGGCTGTTCGCCGCGAATCCGGGCAGAGTGTTCACGAAGGCGCAGATTTATAGCCTGGTCTGGGAAGATGATTACTATGGGGATGAGAATGTCATTAACGTACATATGCGCAGGCTGCGGGAGAAGATCGAGGACGATCCGTCCCATCCGGAGTACATCAAAACACTGTGGGGCATCGGTTATAAGCTGGGGGATGTGCTGCTATGA
- a CDS encoding sensor histidine kinase, producing the protein MIVFFSGALVLLLLVILWQYLRLREHGRQLEYIHSKLESIMDRGSHERLLLFNSDPALQKLLASLNSLLDVNHKGAVEMARQEQSMRHMLANISHDLKTPLTVVLGYIETLLQDDSMPAEEQERVLRTIHAKAEEVITLMNRFFDLAKLESGDKDIPLTKVETGELCRRNILSFYELLSAKGSEVQIDIPDEPLFIMGNEEALDRVLGNLLSNAISYGDAGGVLGLRLYSQADKVCIEVWDKGKGISEDHQDKIFERLYTLEDSRNRTYQGSGLGLTITKRLTEQMNGSIKLTSKPYIRTSFTLSFRRLDY; encoded by the coding sequence ATGATTGTTTTTTTTAGCGGGGCACTTGTGCTGCTCCTGCTTGTGATCCTGTGGCAATATCTGCGGCTGCGGGAGCACGGACGCCAGCTGGAGTACATTCATTCCAAGCTGGAGAGTATTATGGACCGGGGCTCGCACGAGAGGCTGCTTCTGTTCAACAGTGATCCTGCGCTGCAAAAGCTGCTTGCGAGTCTCAACTCGCTGCTGGATGTCAATCACAAGGGTGCGGTAGAGATGGCCAGGCAGGAGCAATCCATGCGCCATATGCTGGCCAACATTTCCCATGATCTCAAGACCCCGCTGACAGTAGTGCTCGGCTATATTGAAACGCTGCTTCAGGATGATTCCATGCCTGCTGAGGAGCAGGAGAGGGTGCTGCGGACGATCCATGCCAAAGCGGAAGAAGTGATTACGCTGATGAACCGTTTTTTTGATCTGGCTAAGCTGGAGTCAGGTGACAAGGACATACCGCTGACCAAGGTAGAGACCGGTGAATTGTGCCGCCGCAATATTCTCTCCTTCTATGAGCTTCTCAGCGCTAAAGGCAGTGAAGTGCAAATTGATATTCCGGATGAGCCCCTGTTCATCATGGGTAATGAAGAGGCGCTGGACCGGGTGCTCGGCAATCTGTTGTCCAATGCCATTTCCTACGGCGATGCCGGAGGGGTGCTCGGTCTGCGGCTGTACAGTCAAGCGGACAAGGTGTGCATAGAAGTATGGGACAAGGGCAAGGGGATTTCGGAAGACCATCAGGATAAAATTTTCGAGCGGCTGTATACCCTGGAGGACTCGCGCAACCGGACCTATCAGGGCAGCGGGCTGGGCCTCACGATCACCAAAAGACTGACCGAGCAGATGAACGGTAGCATTAAGCTGACCAGCAAACCTTACATCAGAACATCCTTTACCCTGTCATTCCGCAGGCTGGATTATTAA
- a CDS encoding ABC transporter ATP-binding protein: MTTILRTWDLTKVYEGKEAVNHVNMNIKQGEIYGFLGPNGAGKTTVMKMMTNLVKPTAGEIEFFGEKMTERSYEMLKRMGCIIEYPVFYDKLTAKENLELHGEYMGYYDPKAMKEALELVKLTGIDKKPVKQFSLGMKQRLGIARAVMTKPELLILDEPINGLDPLGIKELREVFRMLSREYGMTLLISSHILGEIEQIADTIGLIRDGVLLEEVAMDTIRSRDTDYIELVTEESTKAVYVLTHALGLGNIKVMGPRTVRIYDPIPQLELSKALTAANVELESLNKKHHSLEDYFVELMGGEVVA, from the coding sequence ATGACAACGATACTACGGACATGGGACTTAACCAAGGTATACGAAGGCAAGGAAGCCGTGAATCACGTCAATATGAATATTAAGCAGGGTGAGATTTACGGCTTTTTGGGACCGAACGGGGCCGGCAAAACAACCGTGATGAAAATGATGACCAACCTGGTTAAACCGACTGCGGGCGAGATTGAATTTTTCGGTGAAAAGATGACGGAGCGTTCTTACGAGATGCTCAAGCGTATGGGCTGTATTATTGAATATCCGGTGTTCTATGACAAGCTGACCGCCAAGGAAAACCTGGAGCTGCACGGAGAATATATGGGCTACTATGACCCGAAAGCGATGAAGGAAGCGCTGGAGCTGGTGAAGCTTACAGGCATTGACAAAAAGCCGGTGAAGCAGTTCTCTCTGGGGATGAAGCAGCGGCTGGGGATTGCCAGAGCCGTGATGACGAAGCCGGAGCTGCTCATCCTGGATGAGCCGATCAACGGGCTGGACCCGCTGGGGATTAAAGAGCTGCGCGAGGTATTCCGCATGCTGAGCCGTGAATACGGGATGACACTGCTGATCTCCAGCCACATCCTGGGTGAAATTGAACAGATCGCCGATACCATTGGCCTCATCCGCGATGGGGTGCTTTTGGAAGAAGTTGCAATGGATACGATCCGCAGCCGGGATACTGACTATATTGAGCTGGTTACAGAAGAGAGCACGAAGGCGGTATATGTGCTGACACATGCGCTGGGCCTGGGCAATATCAAAGTGATGGGTCCCCGCACGGTCCGGATTTACGACCCGATCCCGCAGCTTGAGCTGAGTAAGGCACTCACAGCGGCTAATGTGGAGCTGGAAAGTCTGAACAAGAAGCATCATTCGCTGGAAGACTATTTTGTAGAACTGATGGGGGGTGAAGTCGTTGCTTAA
- a CDS encoding ABC transporter permease, whose translation MKSLLKLIRLELRKNKINLLRAVLITDLVILLFMILIAFTGIDDAGEFITYADVFEGVHIFVKVTFLIFGSVLISKLVIDEYKNNTVTVLFMYPIPRKKLMAAKLIIVSLFILITVFVSNVLISAALVGFNHYFMDTITGEVTLKLITSQITMAASDAVYSAGIGLIPLFFGLRKKSVPATIVSAVLIASILSSGFGNFRMGNQVGVSLFLGLVGVAVAYLSIRNIEHQDIA comes from the coding sequence GTGAAGTCGTTGCTTAAACTGATCCGGCTTGAATTGCGCAAAAATAAAATCAATCTGCTCCGGGCTGTGCTGATCACCGATCTGGTGATTCTGTTATTTATGATTCTTATCGCATTCACAGGAATCGACGATGCCGGCGAATTCATTACCTATGCCGATGTATTTGAGGGTGTGCATATATTTGTAAAAGTTACTTTTCTGATTTTCGGTTCTGTTCTGATCAGCAAGCTGGTCATTGATGAGTATAAAAATAACACAGTGACTGTGCTCTTTATGTACCCGATCCCGCGCAAAAAGCTAATGGCAGCCAAACTAATTATTGTGTCGCTCTTCATTCTGATTACCGTCTTCGTGTCCAATGTGCTGATAAGTGCTGCTCTCGTCGGCTTCAATCACTACTTCATGGATACGATCACGGGAGAAGTGACACTGAAGCTGATTACGTCGCAGATTACTATGGCTGCTTCGGATGCGGTGTATTCAGCAGGGATTGGTCTCATCCCGTTGTTCTTCGGACTACGCAAAAAATCAGTACCGGCCACAATTGTGTCCGCTGTGCTGATTGCTAGCATCCTGTCATCCGGCTTCGGCAATTTCCGGATGGGTAATCAGGTAGGTGTCTCCTTATTTCTCGGACTGGTTGGTGTGGCTGTTGCTTATCTGTCTATCCGAAATATTGAGCATCAGGACATTGCATGA
- a CDS encoding hybrid sensor histidine kinase/response regulator, protein MHKDWAAILGRVLSEESAYKALYDHHPDLIIVLDRQGDYVGSNRALSAADAGGMARIRANGEELPRILPGEAHFAAALEGMTSSFELADQETQGESVPCIISYIPLKSAEGIAGVFAIIHHERSALLPGMLLDWFSQLAAAGHEAGRKEAEDQMELESGDLKRPALLLEMAEDQRLSLILNSVSAGIFGLDTEGRTIFINREGADMLGYDASELAGVHLMEQIQHIRSNVSPYTLIESPLRSTLEDGITRSKNDGIFWRKDGTSFFVNYRIAPLLDNGSICGVVVSFSDITNEREILQAKESAEQAAQAKSDFLAMMSHEIRTPMNGMIGMADLLLETELEEEQRSYAEILRSSSYSLLQILNDILDFSKMEAGKMPLQSEIFELREMLENVIDLFTPKAEEKKLALRWWADTSVPEAVTTDPSRLRQIIVNLVGNALKFTERGSVTLSVKNIPLPGSQEYLLEFSVRDTGVGIADSKLNLLFQSFSQLHPSINRKYGGTGLGLAICKQLVELMGGTIFVESEEGRGSIFRFMLPFVKEEMEAETVPY, encoded by the coding sequence ATGCATAAAGACTGGGCTGCCATTTTGGGCAGGGTGCTTTCTGAGGAAAGCGCTTATAAAGCATTATACGATCATCATCCTGATTTGATTATTGTACTCGACAGGCAGGGAGACTACGTCGGCAGTAACCGTGCTTTGAGCGCTGCAGACGCTGGCGGAATGGCGCGTATCCGTGCAAACGGGGAAGAGCTCCCCCGGATACTCCCCGGTGAAGCTCATTTTGCAGCAGCCCTCGAAGGGATGACCTCCAGCTTTGAACTTGCGGACCAAGAAACCCAAGGTGAATCCGTTCCCTGCATTATTTCCTATATTCCTTTGAAATCTGCTGAAGGCATTGCTGGTGTATTTGCAATTATTCATCATGAGCGTTCCGCTCTGCTCCCCGGAATGCTGCTGGACTGGTTCAGCCAGCTGGCGGCAGCCGGACATGAAGCCGGGAGGAAAGAGGCGGAAGATCAGATGGAATTGGAATCAGGAGATCTTAAACGGCCGGCATTACTGCTGGAGATGGCAGAAGATCAGCGGCTGAGCCTGATTCTGAATTCCGTATCGGCCGGGATATTCGGCCTGGATACAGAGGGTCGTACCATTTTTATTAACCGTGAAGGTGCGGATATGCTGGGCTATGACGCCTCGGAGCTGGCCGGAGTTCATCTAATGGAACAGATTCAGCATATCCGCAGCAACGTCTCCCCCTACACCCTGATAGAAAGTCCGCTCCGGAGTACGCTGGAAGACGGGATTACCCGCAGCAAGAACGATGGGATTTTCTGGCGTAAGGACGGTACCAGCTTTTTCGTCAATTACCGGATTGCACCGCTGCTGGACAATGGGAGCATCTGCGGTGTGGTGGTTTCTTTCAGCGATATTACGAATGAGCGGGAGATTCTCCAGGCGAAGGAATCGGCTGAGCAGGCAGCCCAGGCCAAGTCGGATTTCCTGGCGATGATGAGCCATGAAATCCGGACTCCGATGAACGGGATGATCGGAATGGCCGATCTGCTGCTGGAGACAGAGCTTGAGGAGGAGCAGCGCAGCTATGCGGAAATACTGCGGAGCAGCAGCTACAGCCTGCTGCAAATCCTGAACGATATCCTCGACTTCAGCAAAATGGAAGCAGGGAAGATGCCGCTGCAATCTGAGATCTTCGAGCTGCGCGAAATGCTGGAGAATGTTATTGACCTGTTCACTCCAAAGGCGGAGGAGAAGAAGCTGGCCCTGCGCTGGTGGGCGGATACAAGTGTCCCGGAAGCAGTGACCACCGACCCTAGCCGGTTGCGGCAGATCATTGTAAATCTGGTCGGGAATGCGCTGAAATTCACCGAGCGGGGAAGTGTAACCTTGTCGGTGAAGAATATTCCGCTGCCGGGTTCTCAGGAATATCTGCTGGAGTTTTCGGTTCGTGATACGGGTGTAGGCATTGCCGACAGCAAGCTGAACCTGCTGTTTCAGTCCTTTTCACAGCTGCATCCGTCTATTAACCGCAAATATGGTGGGACGGGTCTGGGCCTCGCGATATGCAAGCAGCTTGTGGAGTTGATGGGCGGAACCATCTTTGTGGAGAGTGAAGAGGGCAGGGGCTCCATCTTCCGCTTTATGCTGCCCTTCGTGAAGGAAGAGATGGAAGCGGAGACAGTGCCATATTGA
- a CDS encoding DegV family protein, which yields MSIVKIFSDSTSDLPQGWKETYDIGIIPLYVVFQDGTYKDGVDITPEEVYQRVAADGALPKTAAPSPADFIAAFEPVIASGGDAVYVGLSSALSSTYQNALLAAGEFPEGRVRVVDSETLCGGIALLVMKAARAAAKGHSSAEIAAMLEQCRSRVETEFVVDTLDYLYMGGRCSGMQNFIGSLLKIRPVLRLIDGAIVPVSRVRGKKEKAVEQMLQHALLNAKEMDKELLIVAHTLAEEDAKFLEKALREQTDVEEIAVIHAGCVIGSHCGPATVGLMYMH from the coding sequence ATGTCTATCGTAAAAATCTTTTCTGACAGCACTTCCGATTTGCCGCAAGGCTGGAAGGAAACGTATGATATCGGCATCATTCCGCTGTATGTAGTGTTTCAGGACGGTACCTACAAGGATGGTGTGGACATTACACCAGAGGAAGTCTACCAAAGGGTCGCTGCAGACGGAGCTTTGCCCAAAACTGCTGCACCGTCACCTGCTGATTTCATAGCGGCCTTCGAGCCGGTCATCGCCAGCGGCGGAGATGCTGTATACGTCGGCTTATCCTCTGCATTATCCTCTACATATCAGAATGCCCTGCTGGCTGCAGGCGAATTTCCGGAAGGACGCGTCCGGGTCGTAGACTCCGAAACGTTATGCGGGGGCATCGCGCTGCTCGTCATGAAGGCTGCCCGGGCAGCCGCCAAAGGCCACAGCAGCGCGGAGATCGCCGCTATGCTGGAGCAGTGCCGCAGCCGGGTCGAGACGGAATTCGTCGTGGATACACTGGACTACTTATATATGGGCGGCCGCTGCTCGGGGATGCAGAATTTTATCGGAAGCCTGCTGAAGATCCGGCCGGTACTGCGGCTGATTGACGGCGCCATCGTGCCGGTAAGCAGAGTCCGCGGCAAGAAAGAAAAGGCTGTGGAACAAATGCTGCAGCATGCACTCTTGAATGCCAAAGAAATGGATAAAGAGCTGCTGATTGTGGCCCATACTCTGGCCGAAGAGGATGCCAAATTTCTAGAAAAGGCGCTCCGGGAGCAAACTGACGTAGAAGAAATTGCTGTTATCCATGCCGGTTGTGTTATCGGCAGCCATTGTGGCCCGGCAACTGTAGGACTCATGTACATGCATTAG
- a CDS encoding AraC family transcriptional regulator: protein MEWLIRMKEALDYMERKMTEQLRIEDIAKIAHVSPFHFQRMFSMLTGFTLADYIRRRRLTRAAQELASSKIRVLDVALKYGYDSPESFAKAFRKAHGLSPSAAREPGVKLKAFPRLSFHLSLKGDQEMDYKIVEKPAFNVIGKSMEVTTRDGENHRRIPEFWNECNSDGTSDQLIQLAADKNWLGICMSMDMEREMLSYWIGVEAEAAADPQGFETAVVPAANWAVFTSTGPMPHAIQNVWERIFQEWFPGTGYEHAGGPEFELYPPGDPQADDYVCEVWIPVVKK from the coding sequence TTGGAATGGCTGATCCGAATGAAGGAAGCCCTGGACTATATGGAGAGGAAAATGACAGAGCAGCTGCGCATCGAGGATATCGCGAAGATTGCTCATGTGTCTCCATTCCATTTCCAGCGCATGTTCAGCATGCTGACCGGCTTTACGTTGGCAGACTATATCCGCAGGCGCAGATTGACCCGGGCAGCTCAGGAGCTGGCCAGCTCAAAGATCAGAGTGCTGGATGTAGCGCTGAAATACGGATATGATTCTCCGGAGTCGTTCGCCAAGGCGTTCCGCAAAGCACACGGATTGTCTCCTTCTGCCGCGCGCGAACCCGGGGTGAAGCTAAAGGCGTTCCCCCGCCTCTCTTTCCATCTATCATTGAAGGGAGATCAGGAAATGGACTACAAGATCGTGGAGAAACCGGCTTTTAACGTTATCGGCAAATCAATGGAGGTGACCACCCGGGACGGGGAGAATCATCGCAGAATCCCAGAGTTCTGGAATGAATGCAACAGTGACGGTACTTCGGACCAACTGATTCAGCTTGCTGCAGACAAAAATTGGCTCGGTATCTGTATGAGCATGGACATGGAGAGGGAAATGCTGTCCTATTGGATCGGAGTAGAAGCAGAGGCTGCCGCTGACCCGCAGGGCTTTGAAACTGCCGTTGTTCCAGCAGCTAACTGGGCGGTATTCACTTCAACAGGTCCGATGCCGCATGCCATCCAAAACGTCTGGGAGCGGATTTTTCAGGAATGGTTCCCCGGCACTGGTTATGAGCATGCTGGCGGGCCGGAGTTCGAGCTCTATCCTCCCGGTGATCCGCAAGCTGACGATTATGTATGCGAAGTGTGGATTCCTGTCGTTAAGAAATAA
- a CDS encoding glycoside hydrolase family 13 protein, translated as MNRAFWKEAVVYQIYPRSFQDSNGDGIGDLQGIISRLDYLQKLGVDVVWLSPVYKSPNDDNGYDISDYEDIMDEFGTLHDWEELLAGLHERGIKLMMDLVINHSSDEHAWFAESRSSKDNPYRDYYIWRPGGPNGELPNNWSSIFSGPAWELDEATGEYYLHLFSRKQPDLNWENPQLREALHKMIAFWLDKGVDGLRMDVINMISKVEGLPSAHHEGLAPGELAGGGEYYMNGPRVHEFLQEMNREVLSKYDIMTVGETPGASVEDAILYTDEDRHELQMVFQFEHMDVDSGPGGKWNVIPWTLKGLREILHKWQVGLADRGWNSLYLNNHDQPRMVSRFGNDGEYRVISAKMLATLLHTLKGTPYIYQGEEIGMTNVKFPLLEDYKDIEILNMYREKVTEGGADHDSILQAIHIKGRDNARTPMQWDATDNAGFTEGTPWLKVNPRYTEINVEQALADSDSVFYYYQKLIALRKKHLIMAYGDYELLLPEHEDIYAYTRTLEDEQWLVLLNFSETPQTVELPAELAAVKETIIGNYPDEPAAGERGTLRPYEARVYRLGN; from the coding sequence ATGAACAGAGCCTTTTGGAAAGAAGCCGTTGTCTACCAAATCTACCCCCGGAGCTTCCAGGACAGCAACGGAGACGGAATTGGAGATCTGCAAGGCATTATCTCCCGGCTGGATTACCTGCAGAAGCTAGGTGTCGATGTGGTCTGGCTATCTCCGGTCTATAAATCGCCGAATGATGATAACGGGTACGACATCAGTGATTACGAGGATATTATGGATGAATTCGGTACCTTGCACGACTGGGAGGAGCTGCTTGCCGGGCTGCATGAACGCGGCATTAAGCTGATGATGGACCTCGTCATCAACCACTCCTCCGATGAGCATGCCTGGTTCGCAGAATCCCGTTCCTCCAAGGATAATCCTTACCGTGATTATTATATTTGGCGTCCGGGCGGTCCAAACGGCGAGCTTCCAAACAACTGGAGCTCGATCTTCAGCGGACCGGCCTGGGAGCTGGATGAAGCTACCGGTGAATACTATCTTCATCTGTTCTCCCGCAAGCAGCCAGACCTCAACTGGGAGAATCCGCAGCTGCGCGAAGCGCTGCATAAGATGATCGCTTTCTGGCTCGACAAAGGAGTAGACGGGCTGCGCATGGACGTAATCAATATGATCTCCAAAGTAGAAGGCCTGCCTTCGGCTCATCACGAGGGGCTGGCTCCCGGCGAACTGGCCGGCGGCGGCGAATATTATATGAACGGCCCGCGGGTCCATGAATTTTTACAGGAAATGAACCGTGAAGTGCTGTCTAAATACGATATCATGACGGTTGGCGAAACGCCCGGAGCGAGTGTGGAAGATGCTATTCTCTATACGGACGAAGACCGCCACGAGCTGCAGATGGTGTTCCAGTTCGAGCATATGGACGTCGACTCCGGCCCGGGCGGCAAGTGGAATGTGATCCCCTGGACGCTGAAGGGCCTGCGGGAGATTCTGCACAAATGGCAGGTCGGTCTCGCTGACCGCGGCTGGAACAGCCTCTACCTTAATAACCATGACCAGCCCCGGATGGTCTCGCGGTTCGGCAATGACGGGGAATACCGGGTCATCTCTGCTAAAATGCTTGCCACTCTGCTGCACACGCTGAAGGGTACGCCGTACATTTACCAGGGTGAAGAAATCGGGATGACGAACGTCAAATTCCCGTTGCTGGAAGACTACAAAGATATCGAAATACTGAACATGTACCGGGAAAAGGTCACCGAAGGCGGAGCTGATCATGATTCGATTCTGCAGGCGATCCATATCAAAGGCCGTGACAATGCACGCACACCTATGCAGTGGGATGCTACGGATAATGCCGGCTTTACCGAAGGGACACCTTGGCTGAAGGTTAATCCGCGCTATACAGAGATCAATGTTGAACAGGCGCTGGCCGATTCAGATTCCGTCTTTTATTACTATCAGAAGCTGATCGCCCTGCGCAAAAAGCATCTCATTATGGCTTACGGCGATTACGAGCTGCTGCTGCCTGAGCATGAGGATATCTATGCCTACACCCGTACGCTGGAGGATGAACAATGGCTGGTATTGCTGAATTTCAGCGAGACTCCACAGACGGTAGAGCTTCCTGCAGAGCTCGCCGCCGTAAAAGAAACCATTATCGGCAATTATCCTGACGAGCCGGCAGCCGGAGAACGGGGAACGCTGCGGCCTTATGAAGCCAGAGTCTACCGTTTAGGGAACTGA